A region from the Solibacillus sp. FSL H8-0523 genome encodes:
- a CDS encoding ROK family protein, whose protein sequence is MWILSADIGGTKLALAISSAQQPETLLQQLEITSPQQSETLFESIIEGFTTLLKQREGKVVKVVVGLPGILDLHRGIVVHQENLPWRDFPLVERLQAIYPNSKVLMETDMMTAANGEYKIRHFQKETFVYITVSTGIACCSIHEGQFLRGAGIPGEIGFSLTSTGTYLEEQCSGPGLTKWLERETGCTETLQKFFEQYYAGDKVVTAVIKQWQRELAQKIHSFILLLDPQVVVLGGGVMNHHPQLVNEIGQLVDSYFNLPFFEHKKGRVQASINKGNAGLIGAALL, encoded by the coding sequence GTGTGGATACTAAGCGCTGATATCGGTGGAACGAAACTCGCACTCGCTATATCGAGTGCACAGCAACCAGAAACTTTGCTGCAACAGCTAGAAATTACAAGCCCACAGCAATCGGAAACATTGTTTGAATCGATTATTGAAGGATTTACAACATTGTTAAAGCAGCGAGAAGGAAAAGTTGTGAAAGTTGTGGTAGGACTACCCGGTATTTTAGATTTGCATCGCGGAATCGTAGTGCATCAAGAAAATTTGCCGTGGCGAGATTTCCCGCTTGTTGAAAGACTACAGGCGATTTATCCGAACTCGAAAGTTTTAATGGAAACGGATATGATGACTGCAGCAAATGGAGAATATAAAATCCGTCATTTTCAAAAAGAAACGTTTGTGTACATTACGGTGAGCACGGGCATTGCTTGTTGTTCGATTCATGAAGGGCAATTTTTACGTGGCGCAGGAATTCCAGGAGAAATCGGTTTTTCACTTACATCGACAGGTACTTATTTAGAAGAACAATGTTCAGGTCCAGGTTTAACAAAATGGTTAGAGCGTGAAACAGGCTGTACGGAGACGCTACAGAAATTTTTCGAGCAATATTATGCCGGAGATAAAGTGGTAACAGCCGTTATCAAGCAGTGGCAACGAGAACTTGCACAAAAAATCCATAGCTTTATATTGTTGCTTGATCCACAGGTTGTTGTATTAGGTGGTGGGGTCATGAATCATCATCCGCAGCTAGTAAATGAAATTGGCCAGCTTGTCGATAGCTACTTTAACCTTCCATTTTTCGAGCACAAAAAGGGACGCGTGCAAGCGAGCATCAATAAAGGAAATGCCGGGTTAATTGGCGCGGCGTTACTGTAA
- a CDS encoding FAD-dependent oxidoreductase, giving the protein MWDSVYYYREKQVRDCHFKQDVFVYGATPAGITAAITLKKQGYSVRIAECSRFIGGMTTSGLGATDLGTERALGGLAKKFYDELAKYYNVEKCTRFEPHVAEQIFRDWLSELKIDVQKEQFIASVDKEDGVIQQVVMTDGTTYAAQQFIDASYEGDLLAHAGVSYIVGREAGTVYKEIYNGVQFGTQHHKFESFIDPYKIEGQPESGLLYGISDEVVTEQNGAGDARIQAYNFRMCLTKDHKVPFPKPRNYQREHYALLLRYLEAGHWDAMKLHTPLMNGKTDLNNHGAFSTDFIGMNYAFPDASYQEREEIFQQHVTYIAGLLYFLANDAKVPLAIRQEVAEWGLAADEFIETHHWPRQLYIREARRLLTDYCMTEHHALQRQICEQPIAVASFHMDSHHCRRVVLNGRVVNEGDIQIPVKPFAIDVRALLPKKQQCSNLIVAVCISASHIAYGSIRMEPVFMMLGQVAGTLAALAIEQQTAVQHVTYAQLKQQLLEQGHVVEWDMSINDDPIRRMEETFGGSI; this is encoded by the coding sequence ATGTGGGATTCGGTTTATTATTATCGTGAAAAGCAGGTACGTGACTGTCATTTTAAGCAGGATGTTTTCGTATATGGTGCCACACCAGCAGGCATAACGGCAGCGATTACGTTAAAAAAGCAGGGCTACTCCGTGCGCATTGCAGAATGTAGTCGGTTTATCGGTGGCATGACAACGAGCGGCTTAGGAGCAACGGATTTAGGCACTGAGCGGGCATTAGGTGGCTTAGCAAAAAAGTTTTACGATGAACTTGCAAAGTATTACAACGTGGAAAAATGCACGCGCTTTGAACCACATGTAGCGGAGCAAATTTTTCGAGATTGGTTAAGTGAACTTAAAATCGATGTACAAAAAGAGCAATTTATTGCTAGTGTTGATAAAGAGGATGGCGTTATTCAACAGGTTGTAATGACAGATGGCACAACGTATGCGGCGCAGCAATTTATCGATGCGAGCTATGAAGGGGATTTATTAGCCCATGCAGGTGTGTCGTATATCGTTGGGCGTGAGGCAGGAACTGTGTATAAGGAAATTTATAATGGCGTTCAGTTTGGCACGCAGCACCATAAATTTGAAAGCTTTATCGATCCATATAAAATTGAGGGTCAGCCTGAAAGTGGCTTACTGTACGGGATTAGTGACGAAGTGGTAACAGAACAAAATGGCGCTGGTGATGCACGCATTCAAGCGTACAATTTTCGGATGTGCTTAACAAAAGATCATAAGGTTCCGTTTCCAAAGCCACGTAATTATCAACGCGAGCATTATGCGTTATTATTACGCTACTTGGAGGCAGGTCATTGGGATGCGATGAAGTTGCATACGCCGTTAATGAATGGCAAAACGGATTTAAATAATCACGGGGCGTTTTCTACAGATTTTATTGGCATGAATTATGCATTTCCCGATGCGAGTTATCAAGAGCGAGAAGAGATTTTCCAACAGCATGTGACATATATTGCTGGCCTGCTTTACTTTTTGGCAAATGACGCCAAGGTGCCTCTAGCAATTAGACAAGAGGTTGCTGAGTGGGGATTAGCGGCAGATGAATTTATCGAAACGCATCATTGGCCAAGACAACTTTATATTCGTGAGGCGCGTCGTCTACTGACGGACTATTGTATGACTGAACATCATGCGCTACAACGACAAATTTGTGAGCAGCCAATCGCGGTTGCATCGTTTCATATGGATTCACACCATTGCCGCCGGGTTGTGCTGAACGGTCGAGTTGTCAATGAAGGGGATATTCAAATACCAGTGAAGCCGTTTGCAATTGATGTTCGGGCGTTACTACCAAAAAAACAGCAGTGTAGCAATTTAATTGTCGCCGTTTGTATTAGTGCATCTCATATTGCGTATGGCTCGATTCGTATGGAACCGGTATTTATGATGCTTGGGCAAGTGGCCGGTACGTTAGCCGCGCTCGCAATTGAGCAGCAAACAGCAGTACAGCATGTAACGTATGCGCAATTAAAGCAGCAGCTACTGGAGCAGGGACACGTCGTTGAGTGGGATATGTCTATTAATGATGACCCGATTCGTAGGATGGAAGAAACGTTTGGAGGGAGCATATAA
- the putP gene encoding sodium/proline symporter PutP yields MSDYSYQLLAIIIYMIAMLGIGWYAFRKTSNLTDYMLGGRGLGATVTALSAGAADMSGWLLMGLPGAIYLSGLVEAWLAIGLTIGAYLNWLFVAPRLRVYTQVTNNSITIPSYLDNRLRDQTKLLRIASGIIILVFFTFYVSSGMVSGGKFFESSFGMDYHTGLLFVSAVVVAYTLFGGFLAVSYTDVIQGLIMVVTLIAVPVVGIFLTGGIGETVDSIKAFDPDMFNLLPASATAAMIISSLAWGLGYFGQPHIIVRFMAISSVKETKSARRIGIGWMIFSLLGAMATALVGVAYFQQQGTELKDPETVFIVLGQILFHPFIAGIVLAAILAAVMSTISSQLIVTSSALIEDMYKALFNKTASDQHYVFLGRLAVLFVSIFAAVVAWNPESTILGLVGFAWAGFGSAFGPIILLSLFWRKLTNYGALSGMVAGAMVAFVWGRTESLASQLYEIVPGFFTCLIVAIVVSLITYKPNKDIEQEFDETVRILNEERK; encoded by the coding sequence ATGTCGGATTACAGTTATCAATTATTGGCAATTATCATTTATATGATTGCGATGCTTGGTATTGGCTGGTATGCCTTTCGTAAAACAAGTAACTTAACAGATTATATGTTAGGTGGACGTGGACTTGGTGCTACTGTTACTGCATTAAGTGCGGGTGCTGCAGATATGTCGGGCTGGCTGTTAATGGGACTGCCTGGTGCCATTTATTTATCTGGTCTTGTTGAAGCATGGCTTGCCATTGGGTTAACAATTGGTGCCTATTTAAACTGGTTATTCGTAGCGCCGCGCTTACGTGTCTATACACAAGTAACGAACAATTCTATTACAATTCCGAGTTATTTAGATAACCGTTTACGTGATCAAACGAAACTATTGCGTATTGCATCAGGGATTATTATTTTAGTATTCTTTACGTTTTACGTATCGTCAGGAATGGTGTCTGGCGGGAAATTCTTTGAAAGCTCATTCGGTATGGACTATCATACAGGGCTCTTATTCGTATCAGCCGTAGTCGTTGCGTATACGTTATTTGGCGGGTTTTTAGCAGTAAGTTATACGGATGTTATTCAAGGGTTAATTATGGTTGTTACACTGATTGCCGTACCAGTTGTAGGAATTTTCTTGACGGGTGGAATTGGTGAAACCGTCGATTCGATTAAAGCCTTTGACCCTGATATGTTCAACCTACTCCCTGCTAGTGCAACAGCAGCGATGATAATTTCATCACTTGCTTGGGGACTTGGTTATTTTGGTCAGCCTCATATTATCGTGCGCTTTATGGCGATTAGCTCGGTCAAAGAAACAAAGTCTGCACGCCGCATCGGTATTGGCTGGATGATTTTCAGTTTACTTGGAGCAATGGCGACAGCTCTTGTAGGCGTTGCATACTTCCAACAGCAAGGCACAGAACTGAAGGACCCAGAAACGGTATTTATCGTCTTAGGTCAAATTTTATTCCACCCGTTTATCGCGGGGATTGTGCTTGCAGCGATTTTAGCAGCGGTCATGAGTACGATTTCTTCACAGCTAATCGTAACGAGCTCTGCTTTAATTGAAGATATGTATAAAGCATTATTTAATAAAACCGCATCGGATCAACACTATGTATTTTTAGGGCGCTTAGCCGTATTATTCGTCTCGATTTTCGCGGCGGTTGTTGCTTGGAATCCAGAAAGTACAATTTTAGGGCTTGTTGGTTTTGCATGGGCTGGCTTTGGTTCAGCGTTTGGACCGATTATTCTATTATCACTATTTTGGCGTAAGTTAACAAATTACGGCGCACTTAGTGGGATGGTTGCCGGTGCAATGGTCGCATTCGTATGGGGCCGTACAGAAAGCTTAGCAAGTCAGTTATATGAAATCGTCCCCGGCTTCTTTACCTGCCTTATTGTGGCGATAGTTGTGAGTTTGATTACGTATAAGCCGAACAAGGATATCGAGCAAGAATTCGATGAAACCGTGCGTATTTTAAACGAAGAACGAAAATAG
- a CDS encoding GNAT family N-acetyltransferase has product MLKTLSKNDHTAILNLWNSCLPDLQLTDRLLEQNTWQSPFVLQEGSAVKEQDGQIVGVVIAKMWHDTHGITLNKAHGWIQMLVVHPDYRRQKIATELYEYAERALTERGVTKIQLGGDVGHLVCGVPLAEQAGVEFAQAKGFKRLVESVDFIKNVTAPFTLPINEQAEFVLLKQEEQQAFLAFIEKAFPGRWTFEAHDYFAQGGTGRDYVVVKWAGEIVGFCRINDEHSAWKGPNYNWAEQFEQLGGIGPLGIAESYRKYGLGRAVVEAAEYYLQQRGKQTLFIDWTDLIIFYEKLGYNVWKNYGIYVKQVAECVDTKR; this is encoded by the coding sequence ATGTTGAAAACATTGTCAAAGAATGATCATACAGCAATTTTAAATTTATGGAATTCCTGCTTACCTGATTTACAACTAACAGACCGTTTATTAGAGCAAAACACATGGCAGTCACCCTTTGTTCTACAGGAAGGTAGTGCGGTAAAGGAGCAGGACGGTCAAATTGTAGGCGTTGTGATTGCAAAAATGTGGCATGATACACATGGAATCACGTTAAACAAAGCGCATGGTTGGATTCAAATGCTAGTTGTTCATCCAGATTATCGTCGTCAAAAGATCGCGACAGAGCTTTATGAATATGCAGAGCGTGCATTAACCGAACGAGGGGTAACAAAAATTCAACTTGGTGGTGATGTAGGGCATCTAGTATGTGGTGTACCGCTAGCAGAGCAAGCGGGTGTGGAATTTGCGCAGGCTAAAGGCTTTAAGCGACTCGTTGAAAGTGTTGATTTTATAAAAAATGTTACAGCCCCTTTTACATTACCTATTAACGAACAAGCCGAGTTTGTGCTTTTAAAGCAAGAGGAACAGCAAGCGTTTCTTGCTTTTATCGAAAAGGCTTTCCCAGGGCGCTGGACATTTGAAGCACATGATTACTTTGCACAGGGTGGAACCGGTCGCGATTACGTCGTTGTAAAATGGGCTGGAGAAATCGTAGGCTTTTGTCGTATTAATGATGAGCATAGTGCGTGGAAAGGACCGAACTACAACTGGGCTGAGCAGTTTGAACAGCTAGGCGGGATTGGTCCCCTAGGCATCGCGGAATCTTATCGCAAGTACGGTTTAGGAAGAGCGGTTGTTGAAGCGGCGGAATATTACTTACAGCAGCGCGGTAAACAAACGCTGTTTATCGACTGGACCGATTTAATTATCTTTTATGAAAAGCTAGGCTATAACGTTTGGAAAAACTACGGGATTTATGTGAAGCAGGTGGCTGAATGTGTGGATACTAAGCGCTGA
- a CDS encoding helix-turn-helix domain-containing protein, protein MHLSQLFPSLRKHTTYPLLQQTSTTIFYDASNHCWYEIDKSEISSRDTLFLAQFLQQADSQNPWYLLLTQGIVPPNYTQSTIRVLQYTTKHNTTQLRYAIELYFMSDALLVEATPKTFWIILLKEYSVQELEGFMAILENDFFMYGQLFIGQPLMISHTAHTLFSVEQLIFQRIQRYHLTSIYTFTHSIVFLLPSFLQLPIQHYLTQLTTDYLNEELIEIITVLFSHNGNISSSSKALHVHRNTLLYRIQRFLDETALDLKTSEDLLIAYLAAQSVKLTKLLQ, encoded by the coding sequence ATGCATCTATCGCAATTATTCCCTTCCCTTAGAAAACATACAACCTACCCACTACTCCAGCAAACATCGACGACGATTTTCTACGATGCGTCAAATCATTGCTGGTATGAAATTGATAAAAGTGAAATTTCCTCGCGTGATACTTTATTTTTAGCGCAATTTTTACAGCAAGCAGATAGCCAAAATCCGTGGTACTTACTATTAACACAAGGTATTGTCCCACCGAATTATACACAGTCAACTATCCGTGTTTTACAATATACGACAAAACATAATACGACACAGTTACGCTATGCGATTGAACTGTATTTCATGAGTGACGCTTTACTCGTTGAAGCTACCCCTAAAACCTTTTGGATCATCTTACTAAAAGAATATAGTGTTCAGGAATTAGAAGGGTTTATGGCTATTTTAGAAAACGATTTTTTCATGTATGGGCAACTATTTATCGGGCAACCGCTCATGATTTCACATACAGCTCATACACTGTTCTCGGTTGAACAGCTTATTTTCCAGCGAATTCAGCGCTATCACTTAACATCGATTTATACATTTACGCATAGTATTGTTTTTTTACTCCCTAGCTTTCTGCAGCTACCTATTCAACACTACCTAACACAGTTAACAACTGATTATTTGAACGAGGAGCTGATTGAAATTATTACGGTTCTCTTTAGTCATAACGGCAATATTTCCTCGAGTTCGAAGGCACTACATGTTCATCGTAATACTTTACTTTACCGTATCCAGCGCTTTTTAGATGAAACTGCGCTCGATTTGAAAACAAGTGAGGACTTATTAATTGCCTATTTGGCTGCGCAATCAGTTAAATTGACGAAATTATTGCAATAA
- the ugpC gene encoding sn-glycerol-3-phosphate ABC transporter ATP-binding protein UgpC, with the protein MLDFDHIVKRYPDGYVAVKDFHLQVEPGEFIVLVGPSGCGKSTTLRMVAGLETISDGELRIKGKRINEVEPKDRDIAMVFQNYALYPHMNVYENMAFGLKLRKISKSEIDKKVREAAAILGLSELLDKKPKSLSGGQRQRVALGRAIVRDAKLFLMDEPLSNLDAKLRVQMRSEITKLHYRLNTTTLYVTHDQTEAMTMASRLVVMKDGVIQQIGTPRQVYDTPENVFVGGFIGSPAMNFLRGKVVGDYFEIGKEKIRVPDQKLAILKEQNYVNGEIILGIRPEDINDNFDVNTIDSDNNISATVQVSELTGAETIIYATVEDQQFVGKIHPDADITMGQQLNLNFNLTKAHFFDPTTEARIR; encoded by the coding sequence ATGTTAGATTTTGATCACATTGTTAAACGTTATCCAGATGGCTATGTTGCGGTAAAGGACTTTCATTTACAAGTAGAGCCAGGCGAATTTATTGTATTAGTTGGTCCTTCTGGCTGCGGAAAATCGACAACCCTACGAATGGTTGCTGGTCTTGAAACTATTTCTGATGGTGAGTTACGTATTAAGGGAAAACGTATCAATGAAGTAGAACCAAAAGACCGTGATATCGCCATGGTATTCCAAAACTATGCGCTCTATCCACATATGAACGTCTATGAGAACATGGCATTTGGTTTGAAGTTACGTAAAATTTCCAAAAGCGAAATCGATAAAAAAGTACGTGAGGCTGCAGCTATTTTAGGCTTAAGCGAATTATTAGATAAAAAACCAAAGTCTCTATCGGGTGGGCAACGGCAGCGTGTTGCTCTAGGACGTGCCATCGTACGTGATGCGAAGCTATTTTTAATGGATGAACCATTATCAAATTTGGATGCAAAGCTACGTGTACAAATGCGTTCTGAAATTACTAAGTTACATTATCGTCTAAATACAACAACACTTTATGTAACTCACGATCAAACAGAGGCGATGACTATGGCAAGCCGTCTTGTAGTTATGAAAGACGGTGTTATTCAACAAATCGGTACCCCGCGTCAAGTATATGATACACCTGAAAATGTGTTTGTCGGGGGCTTTATTGGCTCACCTGCCATGAACTTTCTACGCGGCAAGGTAGTCGGTGATTATTTTGAAATCGGCAAGGAGAAAATTCGTGTTCCTGACCAAAAATTAGCTATTTTAAAAGAGCAAAACTATGTAAATGGCGAAATTATTTTAGGGATTCGCCCTGAGGATATTAATGATAACTTCGATGTGAATACCATTGATTCGGACAATAACATTTCAGCAACTGTACAGGTAAGCGAATTAACTGGAGCTGAAACCATCATTTATGCAACAGTTGAGGACCAGCAATTTGTCGGTAAAATTCACCCAGATGCAGATATCACAATGGGGCAACAGCTTAACTTAAACTTTAACTTAACAAAGGCTCATTTCTTTGATCCAACTACAGAAGCACGAATTCGTTAA